Proteins encoded within one genomic window of Pseudomonadota bacterium:
- a CDS encoding type II toxin-antitoxin system RelE/ParE family toxin — MKIIWSPLAIDRVSEIATYIAQENPAAAEKWVDTVFRKVEDLQNFPESGRVVPETEIKTIRELIYGNYRLIYRLEEKRISVLTVRHGKQILPVDEITA; from the coding sequence ATGAAAATTATCTGGTCTCCTCTCGCAATAGACAGAGTATCAGAGATAGCCACATACATCGCCCAAGAGAATCCCGCTGCTGCAGAAAAGTGGGTGGACACGGTTTTTCGGAAGGTGGAAGACCTACAGAACTTCCCTGAAAGTGGCAGGGTCGTACCTGAAACCGAAATAAAAACCATAAGAGAGCTGATATACGGAAACTACCGACTGATTTACCGGCTTGAAGAGAAGAGGATTTCAGTGCTCACTGTTCGGCACGGAAAGCAGATCTTGCCGGTTGATGAAATTACGGCATAA
- a CDS encoding AAA family ATPase, with the protein MKIESMGLIDFKPIKNLSLRNLGSAVVIAGANGSGKTRLKMAIVQTLQGVPVMDMTILATRDEEREEKYFNASKIEIKKGVQNPVLNNYINSRKYGSGKYVGSLVQIDSDRSVQTLKYGQVNWLGGDPDDLDSPSNFYFNTFTNRWQEFVTYIHQKSAARDKKLAEAMKETPDLLGSEILKKHPDPFLKYKEIFTSILPDKTLLDITPASPGEFKYSDESGQPLPFSSLSSGEQEVIKVLFDVARKDIRHSVIIVDEPELHLHPTLTFKLIETLKTIGDHTNQFIFLTHSPDLISTYYSTGDVYFIDQKDNGGNQAHRLSDLDHEHKEVALLVGQNLGMFAVGKKLVFVEGEKSSIDRLSYQKIALTIDPEIRVLPAGSVLNIMTLNNIEEQIRKAIFGIDLYMIRDRDGLSDEQVSVLEKNGRIKCLKRRHVENYFLDDEVLFMVAQRLYLIEGNPSLTREYIAESTKKIAENSLV; encoded by the coding sequence TTGAAAATTGAATCAATGGGGTTGATTGACTTCAAGCCGATTAAAAATCTGAGCCTGCGGAATTTAGGCAGCGCAGTTGTAATTGCTGGTGCGAATGGTTCTGGGAAGACCAGATTGAAGATGGCAATTGTGCAGACCCTACAGGGTGTTCCAGTTATGGACATGACGATTCTTGCCACTCGTGATGAGGAGAGAGAAGAAAAATATTTCAACGCAAGCAAGATTGAAATTAAGAAGGGTGTTCAGAATCCGGTTCTTAATAATTATATAAACAGTAGAAAGTACGGATCGGGAAAATATGTTGGATCGCTTGTGCAGATTGATTCAGATAGAAGTGTGCAGACCCTTAAATATGGTCAAGTCAATTGGCTGGGTGGAGACCCTGATGATTTAGATTCGCCAAGTAATTTCTATTTCAATACTTTCACGAATAGATGGCAGGAGTTTGTTACCTACATCCACCAAAAGTCTGCGGCTAGAGATAAGAAACTCGCGGAAGCCATGAAGGAAACCCCCGACCTTCTTGGAAGCGAAATCTTAAAAAAGCACCCAGATCCGTTTTTGAAATACAAAGAGATATTCACGTCAATCCTACCCGATAAGACACTGCTGGACATTACCCCGGCTTCTCCTGGAGAGTTTAAATATTCAGACGAATCAGGGCAGCCGTTGCCATTTTCATCCCTTAGTTCTGGTGAGCAAGAAGTAATAAAAGTCCTCTTTGACGTTGCAAGAAAAGATATTCGACATTCAGTGATAATTGTAGATGAGCCAGAATTGCATCTACATCCCACGTTGACGTTCAAACTCATTGAAACATTGAAAACCATTGGGGATCATACAAATCAGTTTATATTTCTAACGCATTCTCCCGATCTCATTTCCACCTACTATTCAACTGGCGATGTCTACTTTATTGATCAGAAGGATAATGGCGGGAATCAGGCGCATAGGCTTAGTGATCTAGATCACGAGCACAAAGAAGTTGCTTTGCTTGTTGGTCAAAATCTAGGCATGTTCGCCGTAGGCAAAAAACTGGTGTTTGTAGAGGGGGAAAAATCTAGCATTGATCGTCTTTCCTATCAGAAGATTGCGCTGACAATTGATCCGGAAATTAGAGTTCTTCCAGCAGGTTCTGTACTCAACATTATGACGCTCAATAATATTGAAGAGCAGATTAGAAAGGCAATATTTGGAATTGATCTTTACATGATTAGAGATCGTGACGGCTTGAGTGATGAGCAAGTTTCAGTTCTGGAAAAGAACGGCAGGATCAAATGCCTTAAACGAAGGCACGTTGAAAACTACTTTTTAGATGATGAAGTCCTGTTCATGGTCGCCCAGCGACTGTATCTGATAGAGGGGAACCCCTCTCTAACCAGGGAATACATTGCCGAGTCAACGAAGAAGATCGCAGAAAACTCACTAGTGTAG
- a CDS encoding type II toxin-antitoxin system PemK/MazF family toxin — translation MKRGDIYWVNLDPAVGSEIKKQRPCVLIGATPINDARRTVLVLPLSSSGTPRPPLVIEVECLRRNVVAVCDQLRAIDKSRLHQKAGSLKPGDLEKIEEGLRQVLSL, via the coding sequence CTGAAGCGTGGTGACATCTACTGGGTGAATCTCGACCCTGCGGTAGGCTCAGAGATCAAAAAACAAAGGCCCTGTGTTCTCATCGGTGCTACCCCCATTAACGATGCCAGGAGAACTGTTCTCGTACTTCCCCTCTCTTCGTCTGGCACACCAAGGCCCCCACTGGTCATTGAAGTAGAATGTCTCAGGCGGAACGTTGTGGCGGTATGTGATCAACTTCGCGCGATAGACAAAAGCAGACTCCATCAAAAGGCGGGAAGCTTAAAACCGGGCGATCTCGAAAAAATAGAAGAGGGTCTGCGCCAAGTGCTATCGCTGTGA
- a CDS encoding IS630 family transposase: MWKPADKLIMTEEQRKVLEAWIRAKKTPQRVVLRSRICLLAAEGISHNAIAKRLETSRPTVILWTNRFREQGASGLSEDAPHGISSRRLDPEKVHVIVEATLHTTPKDSTHWSTRTMAKVQGVSHTTVQRIWDAHGLQPHRVETFKLSKDKRFVEKLTDVVGVYLNPPDKAVVLCVDEKSQVQALDRTQPGLPMKKGRCGTMTHDYKRNGTTCLFAALNVLEGKVIGSCYPRHRNTEFLKFMRRINREVPKGLDIHLILDNYGTHNHPNVKVWLEKHPRFVLHFTPTSSSWLNLVERWFGEITRKRIRRGVFKSVPELVIAIEEYIRYNNEDPQPFVWTKKAEEIIKKVNHCKAIIETLH, translated from the coding sequence ATGTGGAAACCAGCCGATAAACTGATCATGACGGAAGAACAGCGAAAAGTATTGGAAGCCTGGATTCGGGCGAAGAAGACGCCTCAAAGAGTGGTCCTGCGTTCCCGTATCTGCTTGCTTGCGGCAGAAGGCATATCGCATAACGCTATTGCCAAAAGACTGGAGACCTCTCGACCAACGGTTATTTTGTGGACAAACCGTTTCCGTGAACAGGGCGCCTCAGGGTTGTCAGAAGATGCGCCCCACGGTATAAGTTCAAGACGGCTCGATCCAGAGAAAGTTCATGTCATTGTGGAAGCCACCCTGCATACCACCCCGAAAGACTCGACTCACTGGTCAACGAGAACGATGGCGAAAGTACAAGGTGTTAGTCATACGACTGTACAGCGTATCTGGGATGCCCACGGATTGCAACCGCATCGCGTGGAAACCTTCAAGTTGTCCAAAGACAAGCGGTTCGTGGAAAAACTGACCGATGTGGTGGGTGTCTACTTAAATCCACCGGATAAAGCAGTAGTGCTCTGTGTAGATGAAAAGTCTCAGGTTCAGGCCTTAGACAGAACACAGCCGGGGTTACCAATGAAGAAAGGACGCTGTGGAACGATGACACATGATTACAAGCGGAACGGTACCACCTGTCTTTTTGCCGCTCTGAATGTTCTGGAGGGAAAGGTCATCGGCTCCTGTTATCCCCGGCACAGGAACACTGAATTTTTGAAATTCATGCGTAGGATTAACCGGGAAGTGCCTAAAGGTTTGGATATCCATCTGATTCTGGACAACTACGGAACACATAATCACCCGAATGTAAAGGTGTGGCTCGAAAAACACCCCCGTTTTGTTCTCCACTTCACGCCTACAAGTTCATCATGGCTGAATCTGGTAGAGCGCTGGTTCGGGGAAATTACGAGAAAAAGGATACGCCGGGGAGTCTTCAAAAGCGTACCGGAATTGGTAATTGCCATAGAAGAATACATACGCTACAATAACGAGGACCCCCAACCTTTTGTCTGGACCAAAAAGGCGGAGGAGATTATTAAAAAAGTGAATCATTGTAAAGCCATTATTGAGACACTACACTAG
- a CDS encoding type II toxin-antitoxin system Phd/YefM family antitoxin, whose product MKRVRVNEDIRPMSEFRTGIASFLKQIHDTKRPMIITQHGKGVAVLLDAGEYEAMQERIELLQDIQTSIGQIEAGQGVDHDQAKRTVLNRIRK is encoded by the coding sequence ATGAAAAGAGTTAGAGTCAACGAAGATATCAGACCAATGTCTGAGTTTCGCACCGGTATTGCTTCCTTCCTTAAACAAATACACGACACTAAACGTCCCATGATCATCACGCAACACGGCAAAGGAGTTGCCGTTCTGCTCGATGCGGGCGAGTATGAGGCAATGCAGGAGAGGATAGAGTTGCTGCAGGACATACAGACATCCATCGGTCAGATTGAAGCTGGTCAGGGAGTGGATCATGACCAGGCCAAAAGGACTGTATTAAACCGGATCAGGAAATGA